One stretch of Streptomyces hygroscopicus DNA includes these proteins:
- a CDS encoding flavoprotein WrbA: MKSAMGIFSRNRTNDTDGTETATVSTPIKVAVVYYSSTGTIAEVSKHIAQSAEKAGAEVRLLKATELAPQGAIDSNAAWAANAAATADIPDATPADIEWADAVVFGTPTRFGNVSAQLKQFIDTLGGLWAQGKLADKVYSGFTSSSTTHGGQESTLLALYNSFHHFGGIVVAPGYTDPAKFADGNPYGTSHVDAQGGNPVNQATRDAARVQAERIVRITTALKAGLAAA; encoded by the coding sequence ATGAAATCTGCCATGGGCATCTTCAGCCGCAATCGAACGAACGACACCGACGGAACGGAGACCGCAACCGTGAGCACCCCGATCAAGGTAGCCGTCGTCTACTACTCCTCCACCGGCACGATCGCCGAGGTCAGCAAGCACATTGCCCAGTCCGCGGAGAAGGCCGGCGCCGAGGTCCGCCTGCTCAAGGCAACCGAGCTGGCCCCGCAGGGGGCGATCGACTCCAACGCCGCCTGGGCAGCCAATGCCGCCGCCACCGCCGACATCCCTGACGCCACCCCGGCCGACATCGAGTGGGCCGACGCCGTGGTCTTCGGCACCCCCACCCGCTTCGGCAATGTCTCCGCGCAGCTCAAGCAGTTCATCGACACGCTCGGCGGCCTGTGGGCCCAGGGCAAGCTCGCCGACAAGGTCTACAGCGGCTTCACCTCCTCCTCCACCACCCATGGCGGCCAGGAGTCCACGCTGCTCGCCCTGTACAACTCCTTCCATCACTTCGGCGGCATCGTCGTCGCCCCCGGCTACACCGACCCCGCCAAGTTCGCCGACGGCAACCCCTACGGCACCTCCCACGTCGACGCCCAGGGCGGCAACCCCGTCAACCAGGCCACCCGCGACGCCGCCCGCGTCCAGGCCGAGCGCATCGTGCGCATCACCACCGCCCTCAAGGCCGGCCTCGCTGCCGCCTGA
- a CDS encoding (2Fe-2S)-binding protein, with protein sequence MTDDTLMTPREPQLIALNVNGEQHEVITEARRTLVDVLRHELRLTGTHVGCEHGICGACTVLVDDRPVRACLMFAAQAEGARIRTVESLADGNLLSDLQRAFSEHHALQCGFCTPGFLMLAEGFLAERPEATKEEIREVVAANMCRCTGYQTIVEAIDACATARRRACARACDSKEN encoded by the coding sequence ATGACCGATGACACCCTCATGACGCCGCGGGAGCCACAGCTCATCGCGTTGAATGTCAACGGCGAGCAGCACGAGGTGATCACCGAAGCCCGCCGCACCCTCGTCGATGTGCTCCGCCACGAGCTGCGCCTGACCGGAACCCACGTCGGGTGCGAGCACGGCATCTGCGGCGCCTGCACCGTGCTCGTCGACGACCGGCCCGTACGTGCCTGCCTGATGTTCGCGGCACAGGCCGAGGGCGCCCGTATCCGTACGGTGGAATCCCTGGCCGACGGCAACCTGCTGAGCGACCTCCAGCGGGCGTTCAGCGAGCACCACGCCTTGCAGTGCGGTTTCTGCACACCGGGGTTCCTCATGCTCGCCGAGGGCTTCCTCGCCGAGCGGCCCGAGGCGACCAAGGAGGAGATCCGGGAGGTCGTCGCCGCCAACATGTGCCGGTGCACCGGCTACCAGACCATCGTCGAGGCGATCGACGCCTGTGCGACGGCCCGCCGCCGGGCCTGCGCGCGGGCGTGCGACAGCAAGGAGAACTGA
- a CDS encoding major facilitator transporter, which yields MKTGDQIVQELPWRWGVQGRIFIIGGLGYLFDAYDIALNGFLMPLLGSHFDLSLGGRGLVATANLVGMAVGAIAWGAVADRIGRTKAFSVTLLIFALFSVLGALSPTYPLFLALRFLAGVGLGGCIPVDYALVGEFSPRAYRGRVLTALDLWWPVGVTLCGLVSTVMLPLDGNWRWMLATMVLPALLLFWVRRGIPESPVYLTKKGREAEARAVIDDLVARTGAPAEPYVIPEPVAGTGRRGVAAAVEQLREIWAHSPRVTSVAWSLFATVMLVYYAALSWMPSILKEEGLGDTATFMNTTVMSGVGILGVLVSTALVDVVGRKWLIGVSAPVATLALVVFALVMRAPTGSVVAIAVFGFVMQLAIPAMYAYVSELYPTPLRASGFGWASSVSRALTGFAPLLFGSVMWPALGLAVTFAVLGLAVLAAVIWMAIAAPETKGRALDGDTADARAQDPRAVREQTVV from the coding sequence ATGAAAACCGGTGATCAGATCGTTCAGGAGCTTCCCTGGAGATGGGGCGTCCAGGGCCGCATTTTCATCATCGGAGGTCTCGGCTACCTCTTCGACGCCTACGACATAGCCCTGAACGGTTTCCTCATGCCGCTCCTGGGCTCGCACTTCGACCTCTCGCTCGGCGGGCGCGGGCTCGTGGCGACCGCCAATCTCGTCGGCATGGCCGTGGGAGCCATCGCCTGGGGCGCGGTCGCGGACCGCATCGGACGCACGAAGGCGTTCAGCGTCACGCTGCTGATCTTCGCCCTGTTCTCGGTGCTGGGCGCCCTCTCGCCCACGTACCCGCTCTTCCTGGCCCTGCGCTTCCTCGCGGGTGTGGGGCTCGGCGGCTGTATCCCCGTCGACTACGCCCTGGTCGGTGAGTTCTCGCCGCGGGCGTACCGCGGCCGGGTGCTCACCGCGCTCGACCTGTGGTGGCCGGTGGGTGTGACGCTGTGCGGCCTCGTCTCGACGGTGATGCTCCCCCTCGACGGCAACTGGCGCTGGATGCTGGCGACCATGGTGCTGCCCGCGCTCCTGCTGTTCTGGGTGCGCCGGGGCATCCCCGAGTCACCGGTCTACCTGACGAAGAAGGGACGCGAGGCCGAGGCCAGGGCCGTCATCGACGACCTCGTCGCCCGTACCGGCGCTCCCGCCGAGCCGTACGTCATCCCGGAGCCCGTCGCCGGGACCGGCCGACGCGGTGTGGCCGCCGCCGTGGAGCAGCTGCGCGAGATATGGGCGCACAGCCCGCGCGTCACCTCCGTGGCCTGGTCGCTGTTCGCCACCGTGATGCTCGTGTACTACGCGGCTCTCAGCTGGATGCCCTCCATCCTCAAGGAGGAGGGCCTGGGGGACACCGCCACCTTCATGAACACCACCGTGATGAGCGGCGTCGGCATCCTCGGCGTCCTCGTCTCCACCGCCCTGGTGGACGTGGTCGGCCGCAAGTGGCTCATCGGGGTCTCGGCTCCGGTCGCCACCCTCGCGCTGGTGGTGTTCGCGCTGGTGATGAGGGCGCCGACCGGGTCCGTCGTGGCGATCGCCGTGTTCGGCTTCGTGATGCAGCTCGCCATCCCCGCCATGTACGCCTACGTATCCGAGCTGTACCCCACGCCTCTGCGGGCCAGCGGCTTCGGCTGGGCCTCCTCGGTCAGCCGGGCACTCACCGGGTTCGCGCCGCTGCTGTTCGGGTCGGTGATGTGGCCGGCGCTCGGGCTCGCCGTGACGTTCGCCGTGCTCGGACTCGCGGTGCTGGCCGCCGTCATATGGATGGCCATCGCGGCGCCGGAGACCAAGGGCCGGGCCCTGGACGGAGACACCGCGGACGCCCGGGCTCAGGACCCTCGCGCGGTCCGCGAACAGACGGTGGTCTAG
- a CDS encoding molybdopterin dehydrogenase — MKPAPFQYHRARDVVGAVRLLAELGDDAKAIAGGQSLVGMMNFRLARPHHLVDIGGLRELDRMHRDADGALRIGALTTHHTVETDPAGTLARGFEVLRRAMAWIGHLPIRTRGTVGGSMAHADATAEWCLLAVLLDAEFVVRGPLGERSIAAGDFFLGYYTTALAPDELLVEIVFPRTAPHAALTEFAERRGDFAIVAAAVDLDVVDGAVRGGRVALGGVAAAAIRVPEAEAVLTGGGSFDACASAAAAAVDPPGDASCGPHYRKELVRTLVRRACEEAMSR; from the coding sequence ATGAAGCCCGCGCCCTTTCAGTATCACCGGGCCCGTGACGTAGTCGGCGCCGTACGGCTGCTGGCCGAGCTGGGTGACGACGCCAAGGCCATCGCGGGCGGACAGAGCCTGGTCGGAATGATGAACTTCCGGTTGGCCCGCCCGCATCATCTCGTCGACATCGGCGGCCTCCGGGAGCTCGACCGCATGCACCGGGATGCCGACGGCGCTCTGCGGATCGGGGCGCTCACCACCCACCACACGGTGGAGACCGACCCGGCGGGCACACTCGCGCGGGGCTTCGAGGTACTGCGCCGGGCCATGGCCTGGATCGGGCATCTGCCGATCCGTACCCGCGGCACGGTCGGGGGCAGCATGGCACACGCGGACGCCACCGCCGAATGGTGTCTGCTCGCGGTGCTCCTGGACGCCGAGTTCGTCGTACGCGGCCCGCTGGGCGAACGCTCGATCGCGGCCGGGGACTTCTTCCTCGGCTACTACACGACCGCCCTCGCCCCGGACGAACTCCTGGTGGAGATCGTCTTCCCACGGACGGCGCCGCACGCGGCGCTCACCGAGTTCGCCGAGCGACGTGGCGACTTCGCGATCGTGGCGGCGGCCGTGGACCTCGACGTCGTGGACGGTGCCGTACGCGGCGGCCGGGTGGCGCTCGGTGGTGTGGCGGCAGCGGCGATCCGCGTTCCGGAGGCGGAGGCGGTGCTGACCGGCGGCGGCTCCTTCGACGCCTGTGCGTCCGCCGCGGCGGCGGCTGTCGATCCCCCGGGCGACGCGTCCTGCGGCCCGCACTATCGCAAGGAACTGGTCCGGACCCTGGTCCGGCGCGCCTGTGAGGAGGCGATGTCCCGATGA
- a CDS encoding carbamoylsarcosine amidase: MSQARYGQDTERTYDRAGFGAPVRRGDRPAIVVVDLTRGFTEDRFPSGADLTEVVGATSELIEAGRPAGVPVVFTTIAYTAAEATGDAVTWLHKARGMRALVEGSEEVTIDPRLPHGARDHVIAKKGASAFFGTTLASLLTGLGRDTVLVCGATTSGCVRATAVDAVQSGFSVLVPRECVGDRAAGPHEANLFDIQAKYGDVIGLEDAIAYLSALPGQAS; encoded by the coding sequence GTGAGCCAGGCGCGGTACGGGCAGGACACGGAACGCACCTACGACCGGGCGGGCTTCGGCGCGCCGGTCCGGCGCGGCGACCGGCCGGCGATCGTCGTGGTCGATCTCACGCGCGGGTTCACCGAGGACCGGTTCCCGTCGGGGGCCGATCTGACCGAGGTGGTCGGTGCGACGTCCGAGCTCATCGAGGCAGGCCGTCCCGCCGGAGTGCCGGTCGTGTTCACGACCATCGCCTACACCGCGGCCGAGGCGACCGGAGACGCGGTGACCTGGCTGCACAAGGCGCGGGGCATGCGCGCCCTGGTCGAGGGCAGCGAGGAAGTCACGATCGATCCACGGCTGCCGCATGGGGCACGGGACCATGTGATCGCCAAGAAGGGCGCTTCCGCGTTCTTCGGCACGACGCTGGCCTCCTTGCTGACCGGGCTCGGCCGCGACACCGTGCTCGTCTGCGGGGCGACGACCAGCGGCTGTGTGCGGGCCACCGCGGTCGACGCCGTGCAGTCCGGGTTCTCGGTGCTGGTTCCGCGCGAATGCGTCGGCGACCGCGCGGCGGGTCCTCATGAGGCGAACCTGTTCGACATCCAGGCCAAGTACGGCGATGTGATCGGCCTCGAGGATGCCATCGCCTACCTCTCAGCGCTCCCGGGCCAAGCGTCATGA
- a CDS encoding xanthine dehydrogenase, producing the protein MTREEQGRPLVGRSVPRREDRRLVSGRGRFVDDIALPGMLHAQFVRSTVAHGEIVSVDLSAVRRVPGVVAAFTADDLAIGDITAQLGRPRSQFVPTAMPVLARDKVRYVGEPLAIVVGLDAYAAEDGLEAAHVEYAPLPPVLGEETALADDAVLVHDEAARNTLVDVSLFATDGIDDIFDAAHRVVEVDVTTGRQNALPLETRGAVAHWDDREEQLLLQTCTQVPHQVRTVASRCLRLDERAVRVVVPDMGGGFGQKCVVGREEIAAAAAALRLGRPVKWIEDRKDALSASFLAREQHYRARAAFDADGRILALDADVVCDMGAYSCYPFTAGIEPLMASAEMPGVYKVPAYRVRGRAITTNKAPTAPYRGVSRPQYVMVVERLFERAARELGLDSVEIRRRNVITDFPYTGVNNITYDPGSYLESLNLCEQVVRDEGWYDTRTAAAVEGRHIGIGYACFSERTGYGSSAFAQRKMQVVPGFDISEVRMDTSGAVTVTTGTMSHGQSHETTMAQIVADALGLDIARVRLHQGDTDRVTYGWGTFASRSITVGGSAVRLAAERLGDKLRAIAAALWDTEPEEVELAEGQVRRRGGDGARDVLTHQEIADVAYLRADLLPKDIEPGLTATATFDVFNDGTFSNATHGVVVELHQDTGQVEILRYVCVEDCGVAIHPQVVEGQCRGGIAQGIAGALYEEVTYDAVGEPSATSFMDYKVPTAHEIPEVSIHHLETPCAFTATGAKGAGEGGTIGAPAAVLNAVNDALRPTGTELDHTPITPQTVHRALNPEPVP; encoded by the coding sequence ATGACACGTGAGGAACAGGGGCGGCCGCTGGTGGGCCGGTCGGTCCCGCGCCGGGAGGACCGGCGGCTGGTGTCCGGGCGCGGCCGGTTCGTCGACGACATCGCCCTGCCCGGCATGCTGCACGCGCAGTTCGTGCGCAGTACGGTCGCGCACGGCGAGATCGTGTCCGTGGACCTGTCGGCGGTACGCCGTGTCCCGGGTGTCGTGGCGGCGTTCACCGCGGACGACCTGGCCATCGGAGACATCACCGCTCAGCTGGGACGGCCCCGGTCGCAGTTCGTGCCGACCGCCATGCCGGTCCTCGCCCGCGACAAGGTCCGCTACGTCGGTGAGCCCCTCGCGATCGTCGTGGGCCTCGACGCCTACGCCGCGGAGGACGGCCTGGAGGCGGCGCATGTGGAGTACGCCCCGCTGCCACCGGTCCTCGGCGAGGAGACCGCGCTCGCCGACGACGCGGTGCTCGTCCACGACGAGGCCGCCCGCAACACCCTCGTGGACGTCTCGCTCTTCGCGACCGACGGGATCGACGACATCTTCGACGCGGCGCACCGCGTCGTCGAGGTGGATGTCACGACCGGCCGTCAGAACGCGCTGCCGCTGGAGACCCGCGGCGCCGTGGCGCACTGGGACGACCGCGAGGAGCAACTTCTCCTCCAGACCTGCACCCAGGTTCCGCACCAGGTGAGGACGGTCGCCTCGCGCTGCCTGCGCCTCGACGAGCGAGCCGTGCGGGTCGTGGTCCCCGACATGGGCGGCGGCTTCGGCCAGAAGTGCGTGGTCGGGCGCGAGGAGATCGCGGCCGCCGCCGCCGCGCTGAGACTCGGGCGGCCGGTGAAATGGATCGAGGACCGCAAGGACGCCCTGTCCGCGTCCTTTCTCGCCCGCGAGCAGCACTACCGGGCGCGCGCCGCCTTCGACGCCGACGGCCGGATCCTCGCTCTCGACGCGGACGTGGTGTGCGACATGGGCGCCTACTCCTGCTACCCGTTCACCGCGGGCATCGAGCCGCTGATGGCGTCCGCCGAGATGCCCGGGGTGTACAAGGTGCCCGCCTACCGGGTCCGCGGCCGGGCCATCACCACCAACAAGGCGCCGACCGCACCGTACCGGGGCGTGAGCCGCCCGCAGTACGTGATGGTCGTCGAGCGGCTCTTCGAGCGCGCCGCCCGTGAACTCGGCCTGGACTCGGTGGAGATCCGCCGCCGCAATGTCATCACCGACTTCCCCTACACGGGCGTCAACAACATCACCTACGACCCCGGTTCGTACCTGGAGTCCCTGAACCTGTGCGAGCAGGTCGTCAGGGACGAGGGCTGGTACGACACGCGGACCGCGGCGGCGGTCGAAGGACGGCACATCGGCATCGGCTACGCCTGCTTCAGCGAGCGCACCGGATACGGCTCCTCGGCCTTCGCGCAGCGCAAGATGCAGGTGGTGCCGGGCTTCGACATCTCCGAAGTACGGATGGACACCAGCGGCGCGGTGACGGTCACCACCGGCACGATGAGCCACGGGCAGAGCCACGAGACGACAATGGCGCAGATCGTCGCCGACGCACTCGGCCTCGACATCGCCCGGGTCAGGCTCCACCAGGGCGACACCGACCGTGTCACCTACGGCTGGGGCACCTTCGCGAGCCGGTCCATCACCGTCGGGGGCAGTGCGGTGCGCCTGGCCGCCGAGCGACTCGGCGACAAGCTGCGCGCCATCGCCGCCGCGCTGTGGGACACCGAGCCGGAGGAGGTGGAGCTGGCGGAGGGCCAGGTGCGCCGCCGAGGCGGCGACGGTGCCCGTGATGTGCTCACCCACCAGGAGATCGCCGACGTCGCCTACCTCCGGGCGGACCTGCTGCCCAAGGACATCGAACCGGGTCTGACCGCGACCGCCACCTTCGACGTCTTCAACGACGGCACGTTCTCCAACGCCACCCACGGTGTGGTCGTCGAGCTCCACCAGGACACCGGGCAGGTGGAGATTCTGCGATACGTGTGTGTCGAGGACTGCGGCGTCGCGATCCACCCGCAGGTCGTGGAGGGACAGTGCCGGGGCGGGATCGCGCAGGGCATCGCCGGTGCCCTGTACGAGGAGGTGACCTACGACGCGGTCGGCGAGCCGTCGGCGACGAGCTTCATGGACTACAAGGTGCCCACGGCCCACGAGATCCCCGAGGTGTCGATCCACCACCTCGAAACCCCTTGCGCATTCACCGCCACGGGAGCGAAGGGCGCCGGAGAGGGCGGCACCATCGGGGCGCCCGCCGCCGTCCTCAACGCCGTCAACGACGCACTGCGCCCCACCGGCACCGAACTCGACCACACTCCCATCACGCCACAGACCGTGCACCGCGCCCTGAACCCGGAGCCCGTTCCATGA
- a CDS encoding fumarate reductase — translation MASSQSFEVTVVGGGLGGLTAALALRQRGLRVTVLEQAAELGEVGAGIQTAPNASRVLMGLGLRRQMEAIRTEPLDQVRRRWTDGRIVGLTSLGQRCKDEFNAPYWHYHRADLHRMLLDACADPAGPGPVVAIHTSSKVVELDRTDPVRPVAVTEDGRRHGADVIIGADGVRSRVRDLMGAPDTLLFSGEMAYRALIPGDLIAADPATRWLVDRYQSTIWYGPDRHLVHYMIRGGDYLNVVACVPCTDAVRENWTVPASAQDLVDAFPGWDDRVPAMLSKAKEDVLAFALYYRRRDPVWLDGRVALLGDACHAMLPYQAQGASQAMEDAAVLAEELGAVTASGIEGALRRYVDRRAKHAGMVQDASLANKTFYHLADGPEQRARDEKLKNFDGESDVSYDWLWSGTPLNDPDLGAFSYQFAR, via the coding sequence GTGGCGTCCAGTCAGTCGTTCGAAGTCACCGTCGTCGGGGGAGGACTCGGTGGTCTGACCGCCGCCCTGGCACTGCGCCAGCGCGGCCTGCGGGTCACCGTCCTGGAACAGGCCGCAGAACTCGGCGAGGTCGGCGCGGGCATCCAGACCGCGCCCAACGCCAGCCGCGTCCTGATGGGTCTCGGGCTGCGCCGGCAGATGGAGGCCATCCGCACAGAGCCGCTCGACCAGGTGCGGCGCCGGTGGACGGACGGCCGGATCGTCGGCCTGACCTCGCTCGGGCAGCGCTGCAAGGACGAGTTCAACGCCCCGTACTGGCACTACCACCGGGCCGATCTGCACCGCATGCTGCTGGACGCCTGTGCGGACCCCGCGGGCCCCGGGCCCGTCGTGGCGATCCACACTTCCAGCAAGGTCGTCGAATTGGACCGCACCGATCCCGTGCGGCCGGTGGCGGTCACCGAGGACGGACGGCGCCACGGCGCCGATGTGATCATCGGCGCCGACGGCGTCCGATCCCGGGTGCGCGACCTCATGGGCGCCCCCGACACGCTGCTGTTCTCCGGCGAGATGGCCTACCGGGCGCTGATCCCCGGTGACCTCATCGCGGCCGACCCGGCCACCCGCTGGCTCGTGGACCGCTACCAGAGCACCATCTGGTACGGGCCCGACCGGCACCTCGTCCACTACATGATCCGGGGCGGCGACTACCTGAACGTCGTGGCGTGCGTCCCCTGCACGGACGCGGTCCGCGAGAACTGGACGGTTCCCGCCTCCGCGCAGGACCTCGTCGACGCGTTCCCCGGCTGGGACGACCGTGTCCCGGCGATGCTGTCCAAAGCCAAGGAGGACGTCCTGGCCTTCGCCCTCTACTACCGGCGCCGCGACCCCGTATGGCTCGACGGCCGCGTCGCCCTCCTGGGCGACGCCTGCCACGCGATGCTCCCTTATCAGGCGCAGGGTGCCTCGCAGGCCATGGAGGACGCGGCCGTACTCGCCGAGGAACTGGGTGCTGTCACCGCCTCCGGTATAGAAGGGGCGCTGCGCCGCTACGTCGACCGGCGCGCCAAGCACGCCGGGATGGTCCAGGACGCGTCGCTCGCGAACAAGACCTTCTACCACCTGGCCGACGGCCCGGAGCAGCGGGCCAGGGACGAGAAGCTCAAGAACTTCGACGGCGAGTCGGACGTGTCGTACGACTGGCTGTGGAGCGGAACACCACTCAACGACCCGGATCTGGGGGCGTTCTCCTACCAGTTCGCCCGCTGA
- a CDS encoding alpha/beta hydrolase: MTPHPHPSPAARRLPQSALADLADVPATSRWVRSGATRLHVLDYGGTGVPLLVLPGITSPAITMDFVVRELTDLVRPVVVDVRGRGLSDGGGDYGLEEYAEDTEAVVMRLGLDRPVLFGHSMGARIAAVTAARNKVPLRGTVLGDPPMSGPGRGPYPTPVDAFLDQLAQAVRGTTAAEVAGAWPRWPHRELELRARWLASCGEEAITATHRGFESEDFFDWWPSVPGPTVLLYGADSPVVTEAGAAEAARKNPTASLSRIPDAGHMLFWDNPPAALASLREALRPMLA, translated from the coding sequence ATGACCCCGCACCCGCACCCGTCCCCGGCTGCCCGCCGCCTGCCGCAGAGCGCGCTCGCCGATCTCGCCGATGTGCCCGCCACGAGCCGCTGGGTGCGCTCGGGCGCCACCCGCCTGCACGTCCTCGACTACGGCGGCACTGGTGTCCCGCTCCTCGTCCTGCCCGGCATCACCAGTCCCGCGATCACGATGGACTTCGTCGTGCGTGAGCTGACCGACCTCGTACGTCCGGTGGTCGTCGACGTCCGCGGGCGCGGGCTGTCCGACGGTGGCGGCGACTACGGCCTGGAGGAGTACGCCGAGGACACGGAGGCCGTCGTCATGCGGCTCGGGCTCGACCGGCCGGTGCTGTTCGGGCATTCCATGGGCGCGCGCATCGCCGCGGTCACCGCGGCGCGGAACAAGGTCCCGCTCCGGGGCACGGTCCTGGGCGACCCGCCCATGAGCGGCCCGGGGCGCGGACCCTACCCGACACCCGTGGACGCCTTCCTGGACCAGCTGGCCCAGGCCGTACGCGGCACCACCGCCGCCGAAGTGGCCGGGGCGTGGCCACGGTGGCCGCACCGGGAGCTGGAGTTGCGGGCCCGGTGGCTGGCCAGTTGCGGCGAGGAGGCCATCACGGCCACCCACCGCGGTTTCGAGAGCGAGGACTTCTTCGACTGGTGGCCCTCCGTGCCCGGCCCCACGGTGCTGCTGTACGGCGCGGACAGCCCCGTCGTCACCGAGGCGGGCGCGGCAGAGGCGGCCCGGAAGAACCCCACGGCCTCACTGAGCCGGATACCGGACGCCGGCCACATGCTGTTCTGGGACAATCCTCCCGCCGCCCTCGCGAGTCTGCGGGAGGCACTGCGCCCGATGCTCGCCTGA
- a CDS encoding MarR family transcriptional regulator: protein MADETAPSTSARPRPPAALTTAPGYQVRRLYQAYLAVWIRAVDPLLTGPQFALLQVVDASPGHDQRSLASAVALDTSTMTDVARRLEKRGLIVRTTAPDDGRRKLLYLTEEGKQTLDDANRRARLLDEQLLEPYGPQQRDDITNLLASLADHWEQLTQDG, encoded by the coding sequence ATGGCTGACGAAACCGCACCCTCGACCTCCGCGCGGCCCCGGCCACCCGCCGCGCTGACGACCGCGCCCGGGTACCAGGTCCGGCGCCTGTACCAGGCATACCTCGCCGTCTGGATCAGGGCGGTCGACCCGCTCCTGACCGGGCCGCAGTTCGCGTTGCTCCAGGTCGTGGACGCGAGCCCGGGGCACGACCAGCGTTCGCTGGCGTCAGCGGTCGCCCTCGACACGTCGACCATGACGGACGTCGCCCGCCGACTGGAGAAACGCGGCTTGATCGTCCGCACAACGGCCCCCGACGACGGCCGGCGCAAACTGCTCTACCTGACCGAGGAAGGCAAACAGACCCTCGACGACGCGAACCGCCGCGCCCGCCTGCTCGACGAACAGCTCCTGGAGCCGTACGGACCACAGCAGCGCGACGACATCACGAACCTGCTCGCATCCCTCGCCGACCACTGGGAGCAACTGACCCAGGACGGGTGA
- a CDS encoding Asp/Glu racemase — translation MTDHHIGLIVPSSNLTMETELPRILRLRESAVPEDRFVFHSSRMRMQHVTPEQLRAMNAQTERAALELADARPDVVATACLVAIMAQGAGYHCTAEDEITTVLRAQGAQAPVVSSAGALLDGIKALGAKRVAIITPYMKPLTGLVANYIEDAGIEVVDALSLEVPDNLAVARLDPADLLDHLRRLDLSRADALVLSACVQMPSLPSIQPAEDAVGLPVLSAATATAYRILTALGLPPHVPGAGSLLGGRLPAPARSAPE, via the coding sequence GTGACCGACCACCACATCGGCCTGATCGTGCCCAGCTCGAACCTCACCATGGAAACGGAGTTGCCCCGGATCCTGCGGCTGCGCGAATCGGCAGTCCCCGAGGACCGGTTCGTGTTCCACAGCAGCCGGATGCGCATGCAGCATGTGACCCCCGAGCAGCTGCGCGCCATGAACGCGCAGACCGAGCGTGCCGCGCTGGAACTCGCCGACGCACGGCCGGACGTCGTCGCCACAGCCTGTCTCGTCGCGATCATGGCCCAGGGCGCGGGGTACCACTGCACGGCGGAGGACGAGATCACCACTGTGCTGCGCGCCCAAGGCGCACAGGCACCCGTGGTGTCCAGCGCCGGTGCCCTTCTCGATGGCATCAAGGCACTCGGGGCCAAGCGGGTCGCGATCATCACGCCCTATATGAAGCCGCTCACAGGGCTGGTCGCGAACTACATCGAGGACGCGGGCATCGAGGTCGTGGACGCGCTGAGCCTGGAGGTACCGGACAATCTTGCCGTCGCCCGGCTGGACCCGGCGGATCTGCTCGACCACTTGCGGCGCCTGGACCTGTCACGTGCCGACGCCCTCGTACTGTCGGCATGCGTCCAGATGCCGTCATTGCCGTCGATCCAGCCGGCCGAGGACGCGGTCGGCCTGCCCGTCCTGTCCGCGGCCACCGCCACGGCGTACCGCATCCTCACCGCACTCGGCCTGCCCCCGCACGTGCCGGGCGCTGGCAGTCTCCTCGGCGGCCGTCTTCCCGCCCCTGCCCGTAGCGCTCCGGAATAG
- a CDS encoding carbon monoxide dehydrogenase subunit G, whose amino-acid sequence MRLTNSIPVKASPDDVFALLNDVERVASCMPGAALEGQDGDTWKGGVKVKVGPITAAYAGTVRFLEVDSEHRRLRVHARGADTHGSGDAEAEVVLDVLGAPEGALLQLATDLVIRGKIAQFGKGAIGAVSERILRQFAQNLAGLLDQDHAAGQPGPLSAVPAAPSATAPAAAYPVRTPAAPAQQSELDGLSMVFGPAAAKYGMLAGVFALGLVQGLLVGRMRAQSRELRALRRSL is encoded by the coding sequence ATGCGGCTGACCAACTCCATTCCGGTCAAAGCCTCACCCGATGACGTCTTCGCCTTGCTGAACGACGTCGAACGGGTCGCCTCGTGCATGCCGGGCGCCGCGCTCGAAGGGCAGGACGGCGACACCTGGAAGGGCGGCGTAAAGGTCAAAGTGGGGCCGATCACGGCCGCGTACGCCGGCACGGTCCGCTTCCTGGAAGTCGACTCCGAGCACCGGCGGCTGCGAGTCCACGCCCGCGGCGCCGACACGCACGGAAGCGGCGACGCGGAGGCCGAAGTCGTCCTCGATGTGCTGGGCGCACCCGAGGGCGCGCTGCTCCAGCTCGCCACGGATCTGGTGATCCGGGGCAAGATCGCTCAGTTCGGCAAGGGGGCGATCGGCGCCGTGTCGGAGCGGATCCTGCGGCAGTTCGCGCAGAACCTGGCCGGTCTGCTCGATCAGGACCATGCCGCCGGGCAACCCGGTCCGCTGTCCGCGGTGCCCGCCGCCCCTTCAGCCACCGCTCCCGCCGCCGCGTACCCCGTCCGCACGCCGGCCGCTCCCGCTCAGCAATCCGAACTCGACGGCCTGTCCATGGTGTTCGGCCCCGCAGCCGCCAAGTACGGGATGCTCGCCGGGGTGTTCGCGCTCGGTCTCGTCCAGGGCCTGCTCGTCGGCCGGATGCGCGCCCAGTCACGCGAACTGCGCGCCCTGCGGAGGTCGTTGTGA